Within Aspergillus oryzae RIB40 DNA, chromosome 2, the genomic segment GTTGATAcccaatatatatagagtggACTGGTGTCAATGGCGTTTTCTGGGCTGGActtttatctttcttttggttgtACCTTACGCCTGGGCTGTGTACCCTTTCGTTATCGCTgtacatttttctttcttgctttctttttgtttcattgtccttttcttgtATTTCAGCTTGACGCGCTCTTTTGGCAAGTTTCATTCTGTATTGTTCCTCGCTAACACTGGCCCACTGCCAGGTAATTTCCTATGTAAAGCTTGGGAAGTTttgtatatagtatataATCATCCAAATGAAAGACATTCTTAAGCAGCTAATCGCAATTGGTAATAAACTTGAAAAGAATCATCCTGTGGGTACCTGTATACCAAGGCCTAGGTTATTGGAAGTAGTACTAGTCTTGCACCCTTACGTCAAAACCAGGCAGCAAAGGCTAACCCGAAACGTACATATCAGCCTAAGGCATGACGCGCGACCCGTGAACGCGTTTCCCCACTACGCGACCTCACCTTGTGAAATGGCAATTTCTCCTCTACTTGAGTTCTTAACTTCTCCCAATCCACCTTCTACTTGTAAGTCACACAAGAGTTTGGAATCATTCATTGAACAAACCAATTGATATATACAGGCTGAAATCCAGAATTTGCCTGACATTAAATTCCTCACCTAATTCTTTCACCTCTCACCATCACACGCACACAACACACAGATCAAGAGTGGGTTTTTCCACATGTTCGTTATTTTCGCTGAATTGCTATCTAACTGTTACCTCAGTGTTGGAAGCTCGCCTAGAACAAGCCTCTCTCCTCAAGCGCGTATGTGACTATAGTCTTCAGATAAGCCCTGCACTGTCACTGACCTAGGCCACGATCATTCAGGTTGTCGACGCTATCAAGGATCTGGTGCAGGACTGCAACTTTGACTGCAATGACTCTGGTATCGCCCTCCAGGCCATGGATAACTCCCATGTAGCCCTAGTTTCCATGCTCCTCAAGGCCGAAGGCTTCTCCCCATACCGCTGCGACCGCAACATTGCTCTCGGTATCAACTTGGTCTCCTTGACCAAGGTCCTGCGGGCTGCTCAgaatgaagacattcttaCTCTCAAGGCCGATGACTCACCGGACGCCGTTAACCTCATGTTCGAGAGCGCTGAGACCGACCGACTAAGCGAATATGATATTAAGTTGATGGACATTGACCAGGAGCACCTGGCAATCCCAGAGACCGAGTATGCCGCTACCGTCGAGATGCCTTCTGCAGAATTCCAGCGGATCTGCAGAGACCTGAACGCACTTTCCGAGTCTGGTTCGTGAACCTTATTCATTTCCATCGCCCAATACGTCCAGACTTGGGACAGCTATACCCGTGCAGTTACTGACTAGCATTTCAGTTGTCATTGAGGCTACCAAGGAAGGTGTCAAGTTCTCCTGCCAGGGTGACATTGGCAGCGGATCTGTCACCATCCGTCAACACACCAACGTCGATAAGCCCGAACAGAACGTTTCCATTGCTCTCTCCGAACCCGTTGCCCTCACTTTCTCCCTCAAGTACCTCGTCAACTTCTGCAAGGCTACCACTCTCTCCAGCAAGGTGAGCCTCTGCCTGTCCCAGGAGGTTCCCCTTCTTGTTGAGTACGGTCTCGGCAGTGGTCACCTGAGATTCTACCTCGCTCCTAAGGTAAATTCCTATGCTTCCTATCTTTtagaaaaggagaggacGCTAACGTGTCATAGATCGGTGACGAGGAGTAAATTAATCAAAATTAAAAGCCAAACATACCACTTACGACGAAGGGGCAGGAAATGATTTCTTTGCGGGTTTCTTTTTACATTCGGAAATATCCCACGTTGACGGAACAAAGGATTTTGTTATCATAATATCCCAGTTAGATATGAAGCGATTGTTTTTTTCACATTTCCATTGGGTATTGGTGACTTTAATGCAAGTACACTTTCATGATGAGCATGGGACGCAGCGGAGATACAAAGTAGACTTCGCAGGGTTTAAGATATCATACGAGCAGGAGTATCTACACTACACCGGACAAATCCCAAGAATAATCATCAAGAGCCAAATCAGTTCATTTCTAGAGCCTATATCCCTTCCAATTCTGGTATATCACCCACCACCGATACCTAAAAAAATGAAGGCAACGGGACCAAAAAGGACCCAACCCCCAACAAATTAGCCAGGGACACACCACTCTTCCCAGTCCAAGATTAGCCACTCACctagaagaaagaaaaaagaagcacCATCCCAACCAGAATGATCGGAATCGAATTCTACCatcccctcctcccccagaggagaaagagaggtACAGCATGCCGCGTATTGCACTAAAGTGTCGCACAAGCATTAGCCCGCACACACAATCTTCGCAACGACTCTCCCATGGGGAAACCTCGAACAAAAGTCCGAGCCCCGATGTTTCTGATGCCAATTGCAGATGTGCGACATGCCTCCGACCGGAGTCAGAGGCTGCCTTGATTCACACCAGGCCCTTGCGGGCAGTACCGGCTCCCCCATCTCCcgaaagagatgaaaagaGCGGGTTACTGGGT encodes:
- a CDS encoding proliferating cell nuclear antigen (DNA polymerase delta processivity factor (proliferating cell nuclear antigen)), with product MTNILNEEDMLEARLEQASLLKRVVDAIKDLVQDCNFDCNDSGIALQAMDNSHVALVSMLLKAEGFSPYRCDRNIALGINLVSLTKVLRAAQNEDILTLKADDSPDAVNLMFESAETDRLSEYDIKLMDIDQEHLAIPETEYAATVEMPSAEFQRICRDLNALSESVVIEATKEGVKFSCQGDIGSGSVTIRQHTNVDKPEQNVSIALSEPVALTFSLKYLVNFCKATTLSSKVSLCLSQEVPLLVEYGLGSGHLRFYLAPKIGDEE